The following are from one region of the Papaver somniferum cultivar HN1 unplaced genomic scaffold, ASM357369v1 unplaced-scaffold_132, whole genome shotgun sequence genome:
- the LOC113333129 gene encoding dihydrolipoyl dehydrogenase, mitochondrial-like — MAMASLARKKALYFSSNLCKSSSSSFKYSFSVSRGFASGSASDENDVVIIGGGPGGYVAAIKAAQLGLKTTCIEKRGALGGTCLNVGCIPSKALLHSSHMYHEAKHAFANHGVKVSNVEVDLPAMLGQKDKAVSNLTRGIEGLFKKNKVTYVKGYGKLISPSEVSVETIEGENTVVKGKNIIIATGSDVKPLPGITIDEKKIVSSTGALSLSEIPKKLVVIGAGYIGLELGSVWGRLGSEVTVVEFASDIVPSMDGEIRKQFQRSLEKQKMKFMLKTKVVGVDTSGEGVKLTLEPSAGGDQTTLEADVVLVSAGRAPFTAGLGLDEIGVEMDKMGRIPVNERFGTNVPGVFAIGDVIPGPMLAHKAEEDGVACVEYIAGKVGHVDYDLVPGVCYTHPEVASIGKTEEQVKTMGVEYRVGKFPFMANSRAKAIDNAEGLVKIIAEKESDKILGVHIMSPNAGELIHEAVLALQYGASSEDIARTCHAHPTMSEALKEAAMATYDKAIHI; from the exons atggCAATGGCAAGTTTAGCAAGAAAGAAGGCCTTATATTTCAGTAGCAATCTCTgcaaatcttcatcatcatcatttaaATATTCGTTTTCAGTTTCAAGAGGTTTTGCTTCTGGATCGGCTAGTGATGAGAATGATGTTGTTATCATTGGCGGTGGTCCTGGTGGTTATGTAGCAGCGATAAAAGCTGCTCAATTAGGTCTTAAGACCACTTGTATTGAAAAACGTGGTGCTCTTGGTGGTACTTGTCTTAATGTTGGTTGTATCCCTTCTAAG gCCCTTTTACACTCCTCCCACATGTACCATGAAGCCAAGCATGCATTTGCTAATCATGGTGTTAAGGTTTCAAATGTGGAAGTTGATTTGCCCGCAATGCTTGGTCAGAAAGATAAAGCGGTTTCCAATCTCACTCGAGGTATTGAAGGCCTCTTCAAGAAAAACAAGGTAACATATGTCAAGGGTTATGGTAAGCTTATCTCTCCATCTGAGGTCTCTGTCGAAACCATTGAAGGGGAAAACACTGTTGTCAAAGGTAAAAACATTATAATTGCAACAGGGTCAGATGTGAAACCTCTTCCAGGTATAACTATTGATGAAAAGAAGATTGTTTCATCAACCGGAGCTCTATCTTTATCAGAAATCCCCAAGAAACTTGTTGTCATTGGAGCAGGTTATATTGGTCTAGAGTTAGGTTCCGTCTGGGGCAGGCTTGGATCAGAGGTGACTGTTGTTGAGTTTGCTTCTGACATTGTCCCCTCCATGGATGGTGAGATTCGCAAGCAATTTCAGCGTTCCCTTGAAAAACAGAAGATGAAGTTCATGCTCAAGACTAAAGTGGTAGGAGTAGACACATCAGGTGAAGGCGTTAAATTGACATTAGAACCATCAGCTGGTGGAGATCAGACCACACTCGAAGCGGATGTTGTCCTTGTCTCTGCCGGTAGAGCTCCGTTTACAGCTGGTCTAGGACTAGACGAGATTGGTGTGGAGATGGATAAAATGGGTCGTATCCCTGTTAATGAGCGATTTGGAACTAATGTACCTGGTGTCTTCGCCATTGGAGATGTCATTCCTGGACCCATGTTAGCACATAAAGCAGAAGAAGACGGAGTTGCATGTGTGGAATACATAGCAGGAAAGGTAGGCCATGTGGATTACGACCTGGTGCCTGGGGTTTGTTACACACATCCCGAGGTGGCTTCAATTGGAAAGACAGAAGAACAAGTGAAGACTATGGGAGTGGAGTACCGCGTCGGTAAATTCCCTTTCATGGCAAACAGCAGAGCCAAGGCAATTGACAATGCAGAAGGTTTGGTAAAGATCATTGCAGAAAAGGAGTCGGATAAGATTCTTGGAGTTCACATCATGTCACCGAATGCCGGAGAGCTTATCCATGAAGCTGTATTGGCTTTACAGTATGGTGCTTCAAGTGAGGATATTGCTCGTACCTGCCATGCTCATCCAACTATGAGCGAGGCCTTGAAAGAAGCTGCCATGGCTACTTATGACAAGGCCATCCACATCTAA
- the LOC113332810 gene encoding uncharacterized protein LOC113332810 translates to MASSNPSNARVGVVMDGTAGVLISKLLLGDICAATEDPDFCTAVLSTDPRTPYADLFGLASVSINLAVINATDTQKCITESYMIAYPDQTVQLQACSSDYQVIIANLKLVGNNLLDYGNSKVADKKLVEDVMHHITECENQFSSCHVIPSPLAAILIALAMRVIRRCSYIYLQLLGSLGAVKNNTVGVMVSAEMVSDICSHTADHAFCITLLNFPPSTPTSDLHTLSVNVNHFALITAVYTVADVIELIDKATPDLLEVFATCVGNWHGGILGEMYKLKVICMILII, encoded by the exons ATGGCTTCTTCTAAT CCTTCAAATGCAAGAGTTGGTGTGGTCATGGATGGTACGGCAGGAGTGTTAATAAGCAAGCTATTGCTCGGAGACATTTGTGCTGCAACGGAAGACCCTGACTTCTGTACAGCAGTACTAAGTACCGACCCTCGTACTCCATATGCGGATCTTTTTGGTCTTGCAAGTGTCTCCATCAATTTAGCAGTTATCAACGCTACTGATACTCAAAAGTGTATAACTGAGTCCTACATGATTGCATATCCCGATCAAACGGTACAATTACAAGCATGCAGCTCAGATTACCAAGTCATTATCGCCAATCTTAAATTGGTTGGTAATAACTTGCTGGATTATGGTAATTCTAAGGTAGCAGATAAAAAACTTGTTGAGGATGTTATGCATCATATTACTGAATGTGAAAATCAATTCTCTTCATGTCACGTGATTCCAAGTCCGCTGGCAG CCATATTAATTGCCCTAGCAATGAGGGTCATCAGGAGATGCTCTTATATATA CCTTCAGTTGCTAGGCAGCTTGGGGGCAGTCAAGAATAATACCGTCGGTGTGATGGTTTCAGCAGAGATGGTATCAGATATTTGTTCACACACCGCCGACCATGCCTTCTGTATCACACTATTGAATTTTCCTCCTTCAACTCCAACCAGTGATCTTCATACTCTATCAGTCAATGTCAACCATTTTGCGTTAATTACTGCTGTCTATACTGTCGCCGATGTAATTGAACTTATCGACAAAGCTACTCCTGATCTTTTGGAAGTGTTCGCTACATGTGTTGGGAACTGGCATGGCGGTATTCTCGGCGAGATGTACAAGTTGAAGGTGATTTGCATGATTCTAATTATATAG
- the LOC113333130 gene encoding probable protein phosphatase 2C 2, with product MLICDDRRLEMVAETETVRVLDVQYRCGVVGKGNNNHNTDLYDSDVKVEFEVDVNSPNDASNVPVESGSFQFAPCIRSGSFADIGPRRFMEDEHIRIDNLSSYLGSAVRCPSPGAFYGVFDGHGGPDAAAYIKKNAMRFFFEDADFSQTSESNDVTLDEVEDSFRRAFLLADIALADDCTVSSSSGTTALTALILGRQLLVANAGDCRAVLCRRGEAIDMSQDHRPIYPSERQRVMDLGGYIDDGYLNGVLSVSRALGDWDMKLPRGSSSPLIAEPEFQQTVLTEDDEFLIIGCDGIWDVMTSQDAVSIVRRGLRRHDNPEQCARELVMEALRKNTFDNLTVIVICFSPLDHRESSPTPKQQKVRCVSLSDDALCSLKKLLDNNGDDVDCKYT from the exons ATGTTAATTTGTGATGATCGTAGATTAGAGATGGTAGCAGAAACAGAAactgttagggttttggatgTTCAATATAGATGTGGTGTTGTTGGCAAAGGAAATAACAACCATAACACTGATCTTTATGATTCTGATGTTAAAGTCgaatttgaagtt GATGTGAATTCTCCAAATGATGCTTCAAATGTACCCGTGGAATCAGGCAGTTTTCAATTCGCCCCTTGTATTCGTTCAGGTAGTTTTGCTGATATTGGCCCTCGTAGATTCATGGAAGATGAGCATATAAGGATTGATAATCTATCTTCATACTTGGGTTCTGCTGTCAGGTGTCCATCGCCTGGTGCCTTTTATGGG GTGTTTGATGGTCATGGAGGTCCTGATGCTGCTGCTTACATCAAGAAAAATGCAATGAGGTTCTTTTTTGAAGATGCTGATTTTTCACAAACATCTGAAAGTAATGATGTTACTTTAGATGAGGTTGAGGATTCCTTCCGTAGAGCGTTTCTTCTAGCTGACATCGCATTGGCTGATGATTGCACTGTCAGCAGTTCTTCTGGGACAACAGCCCTTACTGCTCTGATACTTGGAAG GCAGTTGTTGGTTGCCAATGCAGGTGACTGTCGAGCAGTTTTATGCCGTAGAGGTGAGGCAATAGATATGTCTCAAGATCATAGACCAATATATCCATCAGAAAGGCAAAGGGTCATGGATTTGGGTGGATACATAGACGATGGGTATCTCAATGGTGTTCTTTCAGTGAGTCGTGCCTTGGGTGACTGGGACATGAAGTTACCCCGGGGATCCTCGTCACCTCTTATTGCTGAGCCCGAGTTTCAGCAAACTGTTCTTACAGAGGATGACGAATTCCTCATCATTGGATGTGATGGTATCTGGGATGTGATGACAAGCCAAGATGCAGTGAGTATTGTCCGTCGTGGTCTACGACGGCATGACAACCCAGAGCAATGCGCCAGAGAACTTGTGATGGAAGCTCTGCGAAAGAACACTTTCGACAATCTCACTGTAATTGTGATTTGCTTCTCTCCATTAGATCATAGAGAATCATCACCAACTCCTAAACAACAAAAAGTGAGGTGCGTTAGTCTTTCGGATGATGCCCTTTGTAGCTTGAAGAAATTGCTGGACAACAATGGTGACGACGTCGATTGTAAATATACTTAG